A stretch of the Nicotiana tabacum cultivar K326 chromosome 6, ASM71507v2, whole genome shotgun sequence genome encodes the following:
- the LOC107830891 gene encoding UDP-glycosyltransferase 89B2-like, whose translation MSENRPHVLIFPYPAQGHMLPLLDFAYQLFIRDIAITILVTPKNVPILNPLLSRNPSINTLILPFPSHPSIPDGVENVKDLPADGFRSMMYTLGKLQDPILDWFNNHPSPPSAIISDMFLGFTHEIATQLGIRRYVFSTSGALALSVVYSLWSEMPQRKNTNDENEIFELPNIPNCPKFPWWQLSPIFRSYIKGDPNSEFIRESYLADIVSHGLVVNTFTELESVYLDHLMKDSGHDRVWAVGPVLPPDEENDTNNSGSSNRGGSSSVLASEILAWLDTCEDNSVVYVCFGSQAVLTNKQMEELAIALEKSGVKFIWSAKRATKGHVSNDYGVIPSWFETKVAGRGLVIRDWAPQVLILKHRAVGAFLTHCGWNSTLEGLVAGVPMLTWPMGADQFANANLLVDEHKVATRGSEGAKTIPNSDELAKLLTEAVQGKGVERRERASELRKAALNGIKDGGNSFKDLETFVKHLSEEATKIKR comes from the coding sequence ATGTCTGAAAATCGTCCTCATGTTCTCATCTTCCCTTATCCAGCACAAGGTCATATGCTGCCTCTTTTAGACTTTGCTTATCAGCTATTCATTCGTGATATAGCTATTACTATTTTAGTCACACCCAAAAATGTGCCTATTTTAAACCCACTTCTCTCTAGGAACCCATCAATTAATACTCTTATTTTGCCTTTCCCTTCTCACCCTTCAATTCCCGACGGCGTTGAGAACGTCAAGGATCTTCCCGCCGATGGGTTCCGTTCTATGATGTATACTCTAGGTAAACTTCAAGATCCCATCTTAGACTGGTTCAACAACCACCCTTCGCCGCCGTCCGCCATAATTTCCGATATGTTTTTGGGGTTCACTCACGAAATTGCTACCCAGCTCGGTATTCGCCGGTACGTGTTCTCCACCTCCGGCGCGTTGGCTTTATCAGTTGTTTATTCACTTTGGAGTGAAATGCCTCAAAGGAAAAATACCAACGATGAGAACGAGATTTTTGAACTCCCTAATATTCCGAATTGCCCAAAATTCCCTTGGTGGCAGTTGTCTCCTATTTTTCGCAGCTATATTAAAGGAGACCCAAATTCAGAATTCATTAGAGAAAGTTATCTTGCTGATATAGTGAGTCACGGACTCGTTGTCAACACGTTCACGGAGTTGGAAAGTGTGTATTTGGATCATCTGATGAAAGATTCGGGTCACGACAGGGTTTGGGCCGTGGGTCCAGTACTGCCTCCAGACGAggaaaatgataccaataattcTGGTTCTTCAAACAGAGGTGGTTCGAGCTCTGTTTTGGCTAGTGAAATATTAGCATGGCTCGACACGTGTGAAGATAACTCGGTTGTGTACGTTTGTTTCGGTAGTCAAGCTGTGTTAACAAACAAGCAAATGGAGGAGTTAGCCATAGCGTTGGAGAAAAGTGGTGTCAAGTTCATTTGGTCAGCTAAAAGGGCCACAAAAGGACACGTGTCGAACGATTACGGCGTGATTCCTTCTTGGTTTGAGACCAAAGTGGCTGGAAGGGGTTTGGTGATAAGAGATTGGGCCCCTCAAGTCCTGATCCTAAAGCACCGAGCCGTTGGCGCGTTCTTGACTCATTGTGGTTGGAATTCGACGCTCGAAGGCTTAGTAGCTGGTGTACCAATGTTAACATGGCCAATGGGCGCTGACcaatttgcaaatgcgaaccttttAGTGGACGAGCATAAGGTAGCAACTAGAGGTAGTGAAGGTGCCAAAACGATACCAAATTCGGATGAATTGGCTAAGTTATTGACAGAAGCTGTGCAAGGGAAAGGAGTAGAGCGAAGGGAACGAGCGTCTGAGCTACGAAAAGCTGCATTGAATGGAATTAAAGATGGTGGGAACTCATTCAAGGATTTGGAAACGTTCGTAAAGCATTTAAGTGAGGAGGCTACAAAAATCAAAAGGTAA